Sequence from the Abditibacteriaceae bacterium genome:
ACGACGGACGATTAATCGCGCTTGATATTGCGCCGCATAGCGTTTTATTGCTTTTCAAAAAAGGCGCGAGCGATGGCCCGAATCCATCGCCCGGCGGCGTCATTCCCGCGCATGATGGAAGCGGAAAATTGCATTTCGCCTTTTCCATTAGCGCGGAAGAACTGGGAGCGTGGCGCACGCACCTAGAGCGCAACGATGTTCCGATTGAAGCCGAAATCACGCCGCCGCAAGGCGGGTATTCGCTATATTTCCGCGACCTCGACCGCAACCTCGTCGAGCTGGCAACACCCGGCTTGTGGGAAAACGACAAATAAGAGTACGGTCGAATTTTAGTGTGACCGCTTGTGGGCGGATACTGTTCGTTTTTTCCTGACAAGGCTTAGGGTTTTTCGGCACTCGCGTTGCAAAAACACCACGCGAGGTGTTTTATGAAAGCGATTTGCTTTGCCGGAAAGAACCATGTCAGTGTCAACGAAGTTCCTGACCCGAAGATAGAGCATCCACGTGATGCCGTCATCAAGATTTCGACGACCGCAATTTGTGGCTCCGACATTCATCTTTATGATGGGCTGATTCAAACCCTCGAATACGGGGACATTCTGGGCCACGAATTTATGGGCGAAGTCGTCGAATTGGGTTCGGGAGTCACGAACCTTCAAATCGGCGACCGCGTTGTGGTGCCGTTCACCATCGCGTGCGGCGATTGCTGGTTTTGTAAAAAACAGTTGTTTGCCGCCTGTGACACTTCCAATCCCAACGCTGAACTTCCCGAAAAACTCTACGGCGCTTCGCCATCGGGTTTATTTGGCTTTTCACACATGTACGGTGGCTTCGCGGGTGGGCAAGCGCAGTATGCGCGCGTACCCTTCGCCGATGTTGGCCCGCTGAAAGTCAACAACGACTTGCCCGATGAAAAAGTGCTGTTCCTTTCCGATATTTTTCCGACCGGCTGGATGGCGGCGGAGAATTGCCAGATCGAAAAAGGGGACACCGTCGCAATCTGGGGCGCAGGGCCAGTCGGGCAGATGGCAATTCGCAGCGCGTTCCTGATGGGCGCTGGAAAAGTCATTTCGATTGATAACATTCCCGAACGACTGGCGATGGCCGCTGAAGCCGGCGCAATCACCATTAACTTCAAAGAAGACGACGAGAAAAATCTTTTCGACCAGCTGAAAGATTTGACCGAAGGACGCGGTCCCGATTCGTGCCTCGATGCTGTCGGCATGGAAGCACACGGCACCAGCCCTGGCGAAATTTACGACTGGATTAAAATGGGCTTACGTATGGCCACCGACCGACCGAACGTTTTTCGTCAGGCGATTCAGGCGTGTCGCAAGGGCGGAACGGTTTCGGTTCCGGGCGTTTACGCAGGCTTCCTCGACAAAATTCCGTTTGGCGCTGCATTCAACAAAGGCTTGACGATTAAATGCGGTCAAACGCATATGCAGAAATATATGCAGCCGTTGCTCGAAATGATTGAACAGGGAAAGATCGACCCCAGTTTCGTGATTACTCACCGTTTGCCACTCGCTTCTGCGCCTGATGCGTATGAGGTCTTCAAGTGGAAGAAAGATAACTGCATTAAAGTCGTGATGAAGCCGTGGGAAGATGTCACCGACGGAAAGATTCGCACCTTCGATAACGCGAATGACCCTGCGCCCACGCCGCCCAACGTCGCGCAGGCATAACCAAAAGCAGAGACGAAGAGAGTACGGTCGAATTCGACCGTACTCTTTTTATGGGCTGTTTACGATGGGCCGACCAATTGAATAGTAGGTAAAGCCGCGTGAACGCATTGTTTCAAGTTCGTAGATATTGCGGCCATCGAAAATGACCGGCTCGCGTAGGAGTTCTTTCATGTGCGCGAAATCGGGTTCGCGGAACTTGTTCCATTCGGTAAGAATGACGAGCGCATCGGCGTTTTCGAGAGCGTCGTAATGGCGGGGCGCGTAGGAAATCTGGTCGCCGAAAATGCGGCGGGTCGATTCCATTGCTTCAGGATCGTAGGCCACGACTTTCGCGCCTTCGCGCAATAGGTCTTCGATGAGCGTTAAAGCGGGAGCCTCGCGCACGTCGTCGGTGTCGGGCTTGAAGGCCAGACCCCAAATCGCAAATTTCTTGTCGTTCAAATTGCCGAAGTGATTTTTTAAGCGCGGCAGCATCGAGCGTTTCTGTGCTTCGTTGATGCTGTGCGTGTTTTCCAGCAACCGCTGCGGCGCGCCGAACTGCGCGCCGGTTTGAACCAGAGCCTGCACATCTTTGGGAAAACAACTGCCGCCATAACCGATGCCGGGAAACAGAAAACGCTTGCCGATGCGCGAATCGAGCCCGAGCGCGAGGCGAATCCAATCGACGTTTGCGCCGCATTTTTCGCACAGCGAAGCGATGTCGTTCATAAACGAAATTCGCAGCGCCAGCATCGCGTTCGCCGCGTATTTTGCAAGCTCGGCGCTGCGTGTGTCCATCACCAGAATCGGGTTTCCCGAAAGCAAAAACGGGTGATACAACTCGCGCAAAAGCGTTTCGGCGCGTTCGCTTTGCGTTCCGATAATGACACGCTCGGGCCGCATGAAATCGGCGACAGCGACGCCTTCGCGCAAAAATTCGGGGTTTGACGCGACATCGAATTCTTCGATTGTTTCGCTTGCAATCGCTTCGCGCACTGCGTCGGCAGTGCCGACGGGCACCGTACTTTTAGTCACAACAACTTTGTAGCCATCCAGCGCGCGGCCAATATCGCGCGAGGCTTGCAAAACGTAGCTCAAATCGGCGCTGCCGTCCTCGCCTGGCGGCG
This genomic interval carries:
- a CDS encoding VOC family protein, which produces MSENSIPKINGILETALYVDDVEAAARWYQDIFGFAKLFNDGRLIALDIAPHSVLLLFKKGASDGPNPSPGGVIPAHDGSGKLHFAFSISAEELGAWRTHLERNDVPIEAEITPPQGGYSLYFRDLDRNLVELATPGLWENDK
- a CDS encoding zinc-dependent alcohol dehydrogenase → MKAICFAGKNHVSVNEVPDPKIEHPRDAVIKISTTAICGSDIHLYDGLIQTLEYGDILGHEFMGEVVELGSGVTNLQIGDRVVVPFTIACGDCWFCKKQLFAACDTSNPNAELPEKLYGASPSGLFGFSHMYGGFAGGQAQYARVPFADVGPLKVNNDLPDEKVLFLSDIFPTGWMAAENCQIEKGDTVAIWGAGPVGQMAIRSAFLMGAGKVISIDNIPERLAMAAEAGAITINFKEDDEKNLFDQLKDLTEGRGPDSCLDAVGMEAHGTSPGEIYDWIKMGLRMATDRPNVFRQAIQACRKGGTVSVPGVYAGFLDKIPFGAAFNKGLTIKCGQTHMQKYMQPLLEMIEQGKIDPSFVITHRLPLASAPDAYEVFKWKKDNCIKVVMKPWEDVTDGKIRTFDNANDPAPTPPNVAQA
- a CDS encoding UDP-glucose/GDP-mannose dehydrogenase family protein translates to MKLAVIGTGYVGLVAGVCFAESGNDVMCVDVDANKVERLRAGEITIYEPGLERLFSRNLEEERLCFTTDLANAVRQSDIIFLALPTPPGEDGSADLSYVLQASRDIGRALDGYKVVVTKSTVPVGTADAVREAIASETIEEFDVASNPEFLREGVAVADFMRPERVIIGTQSERAETLLRELYHPFLLSGNPILVMDTRSAELAKYAANAMLALRISFMNDIASLCEKCGANVDWIRLALGLDSRIGKRFLFPGIGYGGSCFPKDVQALVQTGAQFGAPQRLLENTHSINEAQKRSMLPRLKNHFGNLNDKKFAIWGLAFKPDTDDVREAPALTLIEDLLREGAKVVAYDPEAMESTRRIFGDQISYAPRHYDALENADALVILTEWNKFREPDFAHMKELLREPVIFDGRNIYELETMRSRGFTYYSIGRPIVNSP